A part of Streptomyces sp. NBC_00557 genomic DNA contains:
- a CDS encoding DUF2625 family protein translates to MRDVAHDVLGGVFALNGAAPAGVGRPGAPGEMVYFAPDSLRWEALGAGHSAWLAWLAWLASGALDDFYADLRWPGWQDEVRALNSDQGLSIFPPLWSAEARQDISATSRRAVPMAELLGVARDSCRQFDGVDPGFLGAV, encoded by the coding sequence ATGCGTGATGTGGCGCATGACGTCCTGGGCGGCGTCTTCGCTCTCAACGGGGCAGCCCCTGCCGGCGTCGGCCGTCCCGGAGCACCCGGTGAGATGGTCTACTTCGCGCCGGATTCACTTCGCTGGGAGGCGCTGGGGGCCGGACACTCGGCGTGGCTGGCCTGGCTGGCCTGGCTGGCGTCCGGAGCGCTCGATGACTTCTACGCGGATCTGCGCTGGCCTGGCTGGCAGGACGAGGTCCGGGCGTTGAACAGCGATCAGGGTCTGTCGATCTTTCCGCCGTTGTGGTCCGCCGAGGCGCGTCAGGACATCTCCGCAACCAGTCGTCGCGCCGTGCCCATGGCGGAGTTGCTCGGTGTCGCCCGAGACTCATGCCGGCAGTTCGACGGGGTTGACCCGGGCTTTCTCGGGGCCGTGTGA
- a CDS encoding YcxB family protein, with protein MAEGRETDAVAERPVELAYRPTVGELASALRARTRSTGAGRFQRVMLVWTVGVTIVGALLSAAGSGRPHTQWPLYAGLVFFVAFMATAPWLQARRLHRLAERQGDVCGTVDDTGVRLTTAHSSVSLDWHLYSRYVETPELFVLLSADKSAVGFVVLPKRAVADPEGVARLRAVLDRRLVRANTADAPGSPRSRGRAVGRGVGSAGLLLLGLLLFFFAFAAVHRATHPDRFPGIQNNTAPVSAVMLGLGALAVAGAWWLVRRMTVMRIVTAVLAILALLAGGAVLYRVGPMLHCWGSERIARQPEGTYVCYDF; from the coding sequence ATGGCCGAGGGCCGGGAAACGGACGCGGTCGCCGAGAGACCGGTGGAGCTGGCCTACCGGCCGACCGTCGGCGAACTGGCGTCCGCGCTGCGAGCACGCACCAGGAGCACCGGCGCGGGACGCTTTCAGCGCGTGATGCTGGTCTGGACGGTGGGCGTCACGATCGTCGGCGCCCTGTTGTCGGCAGCCGGCTCAGGCCGCCCACACACACAGTGGCCGCTGTATGCGGGACTGGTGTTCTTCGTCGCCTTCATGGCTACGGCGCCGTGGTTGCAGGCGCGCCGCCTCCACCGGCTCGCCGAACGACAGGGAGACGTCTGCGGGACGGTCGACGACACCGGGGTCCGGCTCACCACCGCGCACAGTTCGGTCAGCCTCGACTGGCATCTCTACTCGCGCTATGTCGAGACGCCAGAGTTGTTCGTGCTGCTCAGCGCCGACAAGTCCGCCGTCGGCTTCGTCGTCCTGCCCAAGCGGGCCGTGGCCGACCCGGAGGGTGTGGCCCGGCTGCGGGCGGTCCTCGACCGGCGGCTCGTGCGCGCGAATACCGCCGACGCGCCCGGAAGTCCGCGGAGCCGGGGCCGGGCCGTCGGCCGCGGGGTCGGCTCCGCCGGGCTGTTGCTGCTGGGGCTGCTGTTGTTCTTCTTCGCCTTCGCCGCCGTCCACCGCGCCACACACCCGGACCGCTTTCCCGGGATCCAGAACAACACCGCCCCGGTATCAGCCGTCATGCTGGGGCTGGGCGCGCTTGCGGTCGCCGGGGCCTGGTGGCTCGTGCGGCGGATGACCGTCATGCGGATCGTGACCGCCGTGCTCGCCATCCTTGCCCTGCTGGCCGGTGGCGCCGTCCTGTACCGCGTCGGGCCGATGCTCCACTGCTGGGGCTCGGAACGGATCGCCCGCCAGCCCGAGGGCACCTACGTCTGCTACGACTTCTGA
- a CDS encoding nuclear transport factor 2 family protein: MVRLIRLKKLVSARREVVQAFLAAARDGRFDQLLQVLHPEVKFTVHAANGSFVTLGATEVATRARVAGSAARGHAAFVNGRPGVISWSADGTPLSLLVFTVAEGHITEITAVVDPAELALMDLPDPV, encoded by the coding sequence ATGGTGCGGTTGATCCGGTTGAAGAAGTTGGTCAGCGCGCGACGCGAGGTGGTGCAAGCCTTCCTGGCTGCGGCCCGCGACGGCCGGTTCGATCAGTTGCTGCAGGTTCTCCACCCCGAAGTGAAGTTCACCGTTCACGCCGCGAACGGTAGCTTCGTCACGCTTGGGGCCACCGAAGTCGCCACCCGCGCCCGAGTGGCCGGCAGCGCCGCACGAGGACATGCTGCGTTCGTCAACGGCCGCCCCGGCGTCATCTCCTGGAGCGCAGACGGCACCCCGCTTTCCCTCCTCGTCTTCACCGTCGCCGAGGGTCACATCACCGAGATCACCGCCGTGGTCGACCCGGCCGAACTCGCGCTCATGGACCTGCCGGACCCAGTGTGA
- a CDS encoding cysteine hydrolase family protein: protein MANSALLVMDVQRDVVAIADDGSGYLQRLRRAIDGARAAGITVIYVVLELRPGDPEVSPRNKVMTNAVRAGLFTEGAPGTAIHDDVAPQQGDVVVTKRRGSAFSGSDLDLVLRARGIDSLVLTGIATSAVVLSTLWHAIDLDFGLTVLADACLDTDPEVHRMLTEKLFPQWADVVAVEDWIKAIAPQ from the coding sequence ATGGCGAACAGCGCACTTCTGGTGATGGACGTCCAACGGGACGTCGTGGCCATCGCCGATGACGGTTCCGGATATCTGCAGCGCTTGCGCAGGGCGATCGACGGTGCCCGGGCTGCAGGTATCACCGTGATCTACGTGGTGCTCGAGCTACGGCCGGGCGACCCAGAAGTCAGCCCCCGCAACAAGGTGATGACAAACGCCGTGCGGGCCGGCCTGTTCACCGAGGGGGCTCCTGGCACCGCGATCCATGACGACGTCGCTCCCCAGCAGGGCGACGTCGTGGTCACGAAGAGGCGGGGGAGCGCGTTCTCGGGCAGCGACCTCGACCTGGTGCTCAGGGCTCGCGGTATCGACAGCCTTGTTCTCACCGGCATCGCCACCAGCGCTGTAGTGCTGTCCACCCTGTGGCACGCCATCGACCTGGACTTCGGCCTCACCGTCCTGGCGGATGCCTGCCTCGACACCGACCCGGAGGTGCACCGGATGCTCACCGAAAAGCTGTTCCCGCAGTGGGCAGACGTGGTCGCCGTCGAGGACTGGATCAAAGCCATCGCACCGCAATAA
- a CDS encoding Vgb family protein, with amino-acid sequence MSIEEHTVSDSAAGPYALATGSDGALWFTLVHSGRIGRLVPGEEPTSHLLDPTCGPSVITPGPDGALWFTEYRADRIGRITTHGVIDEFRVPTPGCGPFGIASGPDGALWFTETAADRIGRITVDGRITEFPLPVTGAFPSAITAGDDGGMWFTLNQANAIGRIGMDGAVTLHHLPTQAAGPVGIAAGPDNAVWFVEIAAGQIGRITPDGRITEFPLPDRTARPHAVTVDGHGTPWFTEWAGNRVGTVTPDGSFTAHDLPTPHCEPHGIALGPDGALWTALEIGALARVAPRGQRHMTGLPRHTPSRVTVSDPDRLRN; translated from the coding sequence GTGTCCATCGAGGAGCACACGGTGTCCGACAGCGCAGCCGGACCCTACGCCCTCGCGACGGGATCGGACGGCGCGCTGTGGTTCACCCTCGTCCACAGCGGCCGGATCGGTCGGCTCGTGCCCGGCGAGGAGCCGACGAGCCACCTGCTCGACCCCACTTGCGGACCGAGCGTCATCACTCCCGGCCCCGACGGCGCCCTGTGGTTCACCGAGTACCGGGCCGACCGGATCGGGCGGATCACCACCCACGGCGTCATCGACGAGTTCCGCGTGCCCACCCCCGGCTGCGGACCGTTCGGCATCGCGTCGGGTCCCGACGGCGCGCTGTGGTTCACCGAGACCGCGGCGGACCGCATTGGCCGCATCACGGTCGATGGCCGCATCACCGAGTTCCCGCTCCCGGTCACCGGCGCGTTCCCCTCAGCGATCACCGCCGGTGACGACGGCGGGATGTGGTTCACCCTCAACCAGGCGAACGCCATCGGCAGGATCGGCATGGACGGAGCGGTCACCCTGCATCATCTGCCGACGCAGGCGGCGGGGCCGGTCGGGATCGCCGCAGGGCCCGACAACGCGGTGTGGTTCGTCGAGATCGCCGCCGGCCAGATCGGACGGATCACTCCTGACGGACGGATCACCGAGTTCCCGCTGCCGGACCGCACCGCACGGCCGCACGCCGTCACCGTCGACGGACACGGGACCCCCTGGTTCACCGAATGGGCCGGCAACCGTGTCGGCACGGTCACCCCCGACGGCTCCTTCACCGCCCACGACCTGCCCACCCCCCACTGCGAACCTCACGGCATCGCCCTCGGCCCCGACGGCGCCCTGTGGACCGCGTTGGAGATCGGCGCACTCGCCCGCGTAGCCCCCCGCGGCCAGCGCCACATGACCGGACTCCCCCGGCACACACCATCACGGGTCACGGTGTCGGACCCCGACCGGCTTCGTAACTGA
- a CDS encoding glycoside hydrolase family 19 protein, whose product MGFGRVAAGAAVAAVLAALFTPAPAHAADGQITGLAGKCIDVAGAGSANGTAVQLYDCNGTAAQQWSNPGDGTLRALGKCLDVVDRGTADGAAVQLWDCSGGPNQQWVVTSAHDIVNPAANKCLDVRDNSSANGTRLQIWSCTGAANQKWNAPASSGSSTSSGFVVSEAQFNQMFPNRNSFYTYSGLVQALGAYPAFANTGSDTVKKQEAAAFLANVSHETGGLVYVVEQNTANYPTYCDWSQSYGCPAGQAAYYGRGPLQLSWNFNYKAAGDALGIDLLDNPWLVQNDASVAWKTGLWYWNTQSGPGSMTPHNAMVNQAGFGQTIRSINGSLECDGKNPAQVQSRVDAYQRFASILGVSPGGNLYC is encoded by the coding sequence ATGGGCTTCGGCCGAGTCGCGGCCGGGGCCGCCGTCGCCGCCGTGCTCGCCGCACTCTTCACCCCCGCGCCGGCCCACGCTGCCGACGGCCAGATCACCGGACTCGCCGGGAAGTGCATCGACGTGGCCGGCGCCGGCAGCGCGAACGGCACAGCGGTGCAGCTCTACGACTGCAACGGCACCGCTGCCCAGCAGTGGTCCAACCCTGGTGACGGAACTCTTCGGGCCCTCGGCAAGTGTCTGGACGTCGTCGACCGCGGCACGGCCGACGGCGCGGCCGTCCAGCTGTGGGACTGTTCGGGAGGGCCCAACCAGCAGTGGGTGGTCACATCGGCTCATGACATCGTCAACCCGGCCGCGAACAAGTGCCTCGACGTGCGGGACAACAGCAGCGCCAACGGCACACGTCTGCAGATCTGGAGCTGCACCGGCGCAGCGAACCAGAAGTGGAACGCTCCGGCGAGCAGCGGCAGCAGCACCTCGTCCGGATTCGTCGTCTCCGAGGCCCAGTTCAACCAGATGTTCCCGAACCGGAACAGCTTCTACACCTACAGCGGCCTCGTCCAGGCCCTCGGTGCCTATCCGGCCTTCGCCAACACCGGAAGCGACACCGTGAAGAAGCAGGAGGCCGCTGCCTTCCTCGCCAATGTCAGCCACGAGACAGGCGGGTTGGTGTACGTGGTCGAGCAGAACACCGCCAACTACCCCACATACTGCGACTGGAGCCAGTCGTACGGCTGCCCGGCCGGCCAAGCCGCGTACTACGGCCGTGGCCCCCTCCAGCTCAGCTGGAACTTCAACTACAAGGCCGCCGGCGACGCCCTGGGAATCGACCTCCTCGACAACCCCTGGCTGGTGCAGAACGACGCCTCCGTCGCCTGGAAGACCGGCCTGTGGTACTGGAACACCCAGTCCGGCCCCGGCAGCATGACCCCGCACAACGCCATGGTGAACCAGGCCGGCTTCGGGCAGACCATCCGCTCCATCAACGGTTCCCTGGAGTGTGACGGCAAGAACCCCGCCCAGGTGCAGAGCCGCGTGGACGCCTATCAGCGGTTCGCGTCGATTCTCGGCGTCAGCCCCGGCGGCAACCTTTACTGCTGA
- a CDS encoding septal ring lytic transglycosylase RlpA family protein — protein sequence MAGHSPIPHTALRRSLVVAALALSACLPPASTALAAPQKAADQCWATHYGPQPPGALTADGELFDNNADTAATSLSRQPQLPFGTRVQVTNVANGRSLTVRINDRGTFVQTPQEPKCLDLTDGAFARLGGSLDPDAGHIVVTQQVLG from the coding sequence ATGGCCGGACACTCCCCCATACCTCACACCGCGTTACGGCGCAGCCTCGTCGTGGCCGCGCTCGCGCTCTCGGCCTGTCTTCCGCCGGCCTCCACCGCACTGGCCGCCCCTCAGAAGGCAGCCGATCAGTGCTGGGCCACGCACTACGGCCCCCAGCCACCGGGCGCCCTCACCGCCGACGGGGAACTCTTCGACAACAACGCGGACACCGCCGCGACTTCTCTCAGCCGCCAGCCGCAGCTGCCGTTCGGCACCCGTGTCCAGGTCACCAACGTCGCGAACGGCAGGTCGCTGACCGTACGCATCAACGACCGGGGCACCTTTGTCCAGACGCCTCAGGAACCCAAGTGCCTCGACCTGACCGACGGAGCCTTCGCCCGGCTCGGCGGAAGCCTTGACCCTGACGCCGGTCACATCGTCGTCACCCAGCAAGTCCTGGGCTGA
- a CDS encoding beta-1,3-glucanase family protein: protein MQTSASALSRRPATDVARSRTALALVIAVLAACFLALAPSPARAADQLLSQGRPATASSTENASFPAAAAVDGNPGTRWSSAFADPQWLQVDLGSVQQITRVTLTWEAAYAKAYQIQTSTDGANWTTVYSTTNATGGTQNPTVTGSGRYVRLYGTARATQYGYSLWEFQIYGPGGGTTPPDDFWGSTSDIPPAQNAVEVKILNRTNGKYPDSQVYWSFNGQTHSIAEQPYLDMPANSAGRMYFYLGSPNSPYYDFIEFTVGNNVFNGNTTRVDAFGLKLAMRLHTKDGYDVEVGENRQTFAEDRATTFQRFIDAVPTPFKVLAQTQAPYRIIAPGSDPSFRAGGANANYFTSYAQSVGVNAATSDIFGCAASLAGNPDMCAALNRHVATLPASQQADPSQYYKAAPANYYAKFWHDNAINNLAYGFPYDDVAGQSSFISHSNPQWLLVAVGW from the coding sequence ATGCAGACCTCCGCAAGTGCGCTCTCCCGCAGACCAGCCACCGATGTGGCCCGCTCCCGCACGGCTCTAGCCCTGGTGATCGCCGTGCTCGCAGCCTGCTTCCTCGCCTTGGCGCCCTCGCCCGCACGGGCGGCCGACCAACTGCTCTCCCAGGGGCGGCCCGCCACCGCGTCCTCCACCGAGAACGCGTCCTTCCCCGCCGCCGCAGCGGTTGACGGCAACCCCGGCACCCGCTGGTCCTCGGCCTTCGCCGATCCCCAATGGCTGCAGGTGGACCTGGGCTCCGTCCAGCAGATCACCCGGGTCACCCTCACCTGGGAGGCCGCCTACGCCAAGGCCTACCAGATACAGACCTCCACCGACGGGGCCAACTGGACGACCGTCTACTCCACCACCAACGCCACGGGCGGCACCCAGAATCCGACCGTCACCGGCAGTGGCCGATACGTGCGCCTCTACGGGACCGCCCGGGCCACTCAATACGGCTATTCCCTCTGGGAGTTCCAGATCTACGGTCCCGGCGGCGGTACCACTCCGCCCGACGACTTCTGGGGCAGCACCAGCGACATCCCGCCCGCGCAGAACGCCGTAGAGGTGAAGATCCTCAACCGCACCAACGGCAAGTACCCCGACAGCCAGGTCTACTGGAGCTTCAACGGCCAGACGCACTCCATCGCCGAACAGCCCTACCTCGACATGCCGGCGAACTCCGCAGGCCGCATGTACTTCTACCTGGGCTCGCCCAACAGCCCTTACTACGACTTCATCGAGTTCACGGTCGGCAACAACGTCTTCAACGGCAACACCACACGCGTCGACGCCTTCGGTCTCAAACTCGCGATGCGGCTGCACACCAAGGACGGCTACGACGTCGAGGTCGGCGAGAACCGGCAGACCTTCGCCGAGGACCGCGCCACCACCTTCCAGCGCTTCATCGACGCGGTCCCGACCCCGTTCAAGGTACTGGCCCAGACCCAGGCCCCGTACCGCATCATCGCCCCCGGCAGCGACCCGAGCTTCCGCGCGGGCGGGGCCAACGCCAACTACTTCACCTCCTATGCCCAGTCCGTCGGCGTGAACGCGGCCACCTCCGACATCTTCGGCTGCGCCGCCTCCCTGGCCGGTAACCCGGACATGTGTGCGGCCCTCAACCGTCACGTGGCCACGCTGCCGGCCTCTCAGCAGGCCGACCCGAGTCAGTACTACAAAGCCGCCCCGGCGAACTACTACGCCAAGTTCTGGCACGACAACGCCATCAACAACCTCGCCTACGGCTTCCCCTACGACGACGTGGCGGGGCAGTCCTCCTTCATCTCCCACAGCAATCCGCAGTGGCTGCTGGTCGCCGTCGGCTGGTAA
- a CDS encoding DUF5133 domain-containing protein, with the protein MLMAHPAVLTNLIEQYETLRILHAENGSPEVRQRMDDIAYTLCVSTGTRDIDAALIAARHRLPGARPQDDSLLTA; encoded by the coding sequence ATGCTCATGGCACACCCCGCGGTACTGACGAACCTCATCGAGCAGTACGAGACCCTGCGGATCCTGCATGCCGAGAACGGCAGCCCCGAGGTGCGCCAGCGCATGGACGACATCGCCTACACACTGTGCGTGTCGACCGGCACCCGGGACATTGATGCAGCGCTCATCGCCGCCCGCCACCGGTTGCCCGGCGCCCGCCCGCAGGACGATTCCCTTCTCACCGCCTGA
- a CDS encoding carboxypeptidase regulatory-like domain-containing protein, translated as MKHRIERPRGTSRARVLAETLTIPAVLFLGLLFSFPMAFHQPQPHHAKLVVADLAVERKVDSALQRQHPGGFDVTAVADARAARRAVLDRDAVAGFAAQGRHAVLYVAKADGASLEQALTRGFTQLAAHSHQRLTVTDVAPTVSKDGLGTTPVYFGIAWNVPGYILATTLLRAVTFDRRRKVMTIAGVAALFSVVGFYVGVGLGFFPDSPAALAIAFLLTTAVATFSLGMAPFVKHFFPLVGLGLYVVLSVPSSGLVPVQLLPRFFQDLHAVMPLGNAVDGLRGVLYFNGAGVLKPVLVLCAWIMAGTALLGLDAWRHHRTAVRRGAEHEQEDVPEPPVEDPSVEAPAPTALPVHPHHFGELLPMLEGTVRDGEQQPVHRAAVTVMDTGGRQLVRTATNARGEYAVTGLPEGYISVVVSYPGRQPLVHQKLLQSGVAVRADFTLHDPRAGASTPVTAQRLGLGQARNGS; from the coding sequence GTGAAACACCGCATCGAGCGTCCCCGAGGCACCTCCCGGGCCAGAGTCCTGGCGGAGACCCTCACGATCCCGGCGGTGCTCTTCCTCGGCCTCCTGTTCTCCTTCCCCATGGCCTTTCACCAGCCTCAGCCCCACCACGCGAAGCTCGTGGTGGCCGATCTCGCAGTGGAACGGAAGGTCGACAGCGCACTCCAGCGGCAGCATCCTGGCGGATTCGACGTCACCGCCGTGGCAGACGCCCGAGCGGCCCGCCGGGCGGTGCTGGACCGGGACGCCGTGGCAGGTTTCGCCGCCCAGGGCAGACATGCCGTGCTGTACGTGGCCAAGGCCGACGGAGCGTCCCTCGAGCAGGCGTTGACCCGGGGCTTCACCCAGCTTGCGGCGCACAGTCACCAGCGGCTCACGGTCACGGATGTGGCGCCCACGGTGAGCAAGGACGGGCTCGGCACGACACCGGTGTACTTCGGGATCGCCTGGAACGTTCCGGGCTACATACTCGCGACGACCTTGCTGCGGGCGGTGACCTTCGACCGGCGCAGGAAAGTGATGACGATCGCCGGCGTGGCCGCCCTGTTCAGCGTCGTGGGTTTCTACGTCGGCGTGGGACTGGGCTTCTTCCCCGACTCCCCCGCGGCCTTGGCGATCGCCTTCCTGCTCACCACGGCGGTAGCCACGTTCTCCCTCGGTATGGCGCCCTTCGTCAAGCACTTCTTCCCGCTGGTGGGTCTGGGTCTGTACGTCGTACTGAGCGTTCCCTCCAGCGGCCTGGTCCCCGTCCAGTTGCTGCCGCGGTTCTTCCAGGACCTGCACGCCGTCATGCCGCTGGGCAACGCGGTCGACGGCCTGAGGGGAGTCCTGTACTTCAATGGTGCGGGGGTGCTGAAGCCGGTCCTCGTGCTGTGCGCGTGGATCATGGCGGGCACGGCGCTGCTGGGCCTGGACGCGTGGCGGCACCACCGCACGGCCGTGCGCCGGGGAGCCGAGCACGAGCAGGAGGACGTTCCGGAACCGCCGGTGGAGGACCCCTCGGTGGAGGCGCCCGCACCCACCGCCCTGCCGGTCCACCCGCACCACTTCGGCGAGTTGTTGCCGATGCTGGAGGGCACCGTCAGGGACGGCGAGCAGCAGCCCGTCCATCGGGCCGCAGTGACCGTCATGGACACCGGCGGCCGGCAGCTGGTGCGGACCGCGACGAACGCGCGGGGCGAGTACGCCGTGACCGGTCTGCCCGAGGGATACATCAGCGTGGTGGTCTCATACCCGGGCCGGCAGCCCCTGGTCCACCAGAAGCTGTTGCAGTCCGGGGTGGCCGTCCGGGCCGACTTCACACTGCACGACCCGCGCGCCGGGGCGTCAACTCCCGTGACGGCTCAGCGCCTTGGTCTCGGGCAGGCCAGAAACGGATCTTGA
- a CDS encoding TetR/AcrR family transcriptional regulator — protein MPRPVNAEKRAELLKQVVHHLQHHGVAQMSLSPLAESIGTTKRMLLYYFGSRENLLAQALAACRPDAHAMFDDVRDVAGLRKAAETLWEAMTVGEQSGPIRMLLQLLSLAATDPEQYGDIAAETVEVMIAPIAAAYVRLGHSPEQARAGATLLVSGLRGLCQDRLVTHDVARTDAAAGRLIRDAVAAAD, from the coding sequence GTGCCTCGCCCCGTCAATGCCGAAAAGCGCGCCGAACTGCTGAAGCAGGTGGTGCACCACCTCCAGCACCACGGCGTGGCGCAGATGTCGCTGAGTCCGCTCGCCGAGTCGATCGGCACCACCAAGCGCATGCTTCTGTACTACTTCGGCAGCCGCGAGAACCTGCTGGCCCAGGCGCTGGCCGCCTGCCGTCCCGACGCCCACGCGATGTTCGACGATGTCCGCGACGTCGCGGGACTGCGCAAGGCGGCCGAAACCCTGTGGGAGGCGATGACCGTCGGGGAGCAGTCCGGACCGATCCGCATGCTGCTGCAGCTGCTCAGCCTGGCCGCCACCGATCCCGAGCAGTACGGCGACATCGCGGCCGAGACCGTCGAGGTCATGATCGCCCCCATCGCCGCCGCCTACGTACGCCTGGGTCACTCGCCAGAGCAGGCGCGGGCAGGGGCCACGCTCCTCGTCTCCGGCCTGCGCGGTCTGTGCCAGGACCGCTTGGTGACCCATGACGTCGCCCGCACCGATGCGGCCGCCGGCCGACTCATCAGGGATGCGGTCGCGGCGGCCGACTGA
- a CDS encoding SpoIIE family protein phosphatase, with protein MLSADMAVSVWAGAAERLWGYSADEVLHRPVEGLLVSGSPDTPLVSADGPWSGRVRIRRRDGREATADLRLTPLDPDAGGSWLLWGPNTFGRPGLEPAAVEPLFHRSPIGLAIWDRELRCVWFNDSVHNQDLYGSEPELGGHVTDVVRSRQPEFLQYAMEIVLSTGVPVLGHELRPTEARANDGPYSVALIRLDGPDGRPLGVCSMAVQAGMGQKCGRLGLLNEARSRIGTDLDPLVTSQRLAETAVPNLADYVTIDLVEAASPDKEPLRRLKPTDTSIPGFYRAGAASIHEDLRESLWARGTPVYVPQASPFTAVLTSRRSHFEPVLDTSPGSWLAGDPDRARVIRQTGMHSLMIVPLQARGAVLGIAVFVRSRNPVPFSRTDLTLAEELSARAALIIDNALRYTRERTAALAIQRDLMPHHLSGGDTVEVATRYVPADTDRCVGGDWFDVIQLSRSRVALVVGDVVGHGVNAALTMGRLRATVRALSKLEVPPDELLRLMDELAMDIARDCSDEGEGASAEPVIGATCLYGVYDPGTRRCTFSSAGHPPPLIVSPAGSADFAEVPPGAPIGVGLGSFESAEVEVADDSVMALYSDGLIEMDRDVDRGLQELRTALGTPAASLDDLCASVVDTLAPDRPVDDDITLLLARTRPAAAQLTVPE; from the coding sequence GTGCTCAGTGCCGACATGGCGGTGTCGGTGTGGGCCGGGGCCGCAGAACGCCTATGGGGTTATTCGGCTGACGAAGTACTCCACCGTCCTGTCGAGGGGCTGCTGGTTTCCGGAAGCCCGGATACTCCCCTTGTCTCTGCCGACGGCCCTTGGTCAGGGCGGGTGCGGATCCGCCGCCGTGACGGCCGCGAGGCAACCGCGGATCTGCGGCTTACTCCTCTGGACCCGGACGCCGGTGGGAGTTGGCTCCTGTGGGGGCCGAACACCTTCGGCCGGCCGGGCCTGGAGCCGGCGGCTGTGGAGCCGCTGTTCCACCGCTCGCCGATCGGTCTGGCCATCTGGGACCGGGAGTTGCGATGCGTCTGGTTCAACGACAGCGTTCACAATCAGGACCTCTACGGCTCCGAGCCGGAGTTGGGCGGCCATGTCACCGACGTGGTCCGCAGCCGTCAACCGGAGTTTCTCCAATACGCCATGGAGATCGTGCTGTCCACCGGTGTGCCGGTCCTCGGGCATGAACTGCGGCCGACCGAGGCGCGGGCGAACGACGGTCCCTACAGTGTCGCCCTGATCCGTCTCGATGGACCGGACGGCCGGCCCCTCGGCGTGTGTTCCATGGCCGTACAGGCCGGCATGGGCCAGAAGTGCGGACGACTCGGCTTGCTCAACGAAGCGAGAAGCCGCATCGGGACGGATCTGGACCCGTTGGTCACCAGCCAGAGGCTGGCGGAGACGGCGGTACCGAATCTCGCCGACTACGTCACCATCGACCTCGTCGAAGCGGCCTCACCGGACAAGGAGCCGTTGAGACGCCTCAAGCCCACCGACACCAGCATCCCCGGCTTCTACCGTGCCGGTGCCGCTTCCATCCACGAGGATCTCCGCGAGTCCCTGTGGGCGCGCGGAACGCCGGTCTACGTCCCGCAGGCATCCCCTTTCACCGCCGTACTCACAAGTCGTAGATCCCACTTCGAACCCGTTCTCGACACCTCGCCCGGTAGCTGGCTCGCCGGCGATCCGGACCGGGCCCGGGTCATACGTCAGACCGGGATGCATTCCCTCATGATCGTGCCCCTCCAGGCGCGCGGTGCGGTGCTCGGCATCGCCGTCTTCGTGCGCAGCCGGAACCCGGTCCCGTTCAGCAGGACGGACCTCACTCTTGCCGAGGAGCTCTCGGCCCGGGCCGCGCTGATCATCGACAACGCCCTGCGGTACACACGGGAGCGGACGGCCGCGCTGGCGATACAACGCGACCTGATGCCTCACCACTTGTCAGGCGGCGACACAGTCGAGGTGGCCACCCGCTATGTGCCGGCGGACACGGACAGGTGCGTCGGCGGCGACTGGTTCGACGTCATCCAACTGTCCCGTTCCCGCGTCGCCCTGGTCGTCGGAGACGTCGTCGGGCACGGTGTCAACGCAGCCCTGACCATGGGACGCCTGCGCGCCACAGTCCGTGCGCTCAGCAAACTGGAAGTACCGCCCGACGAACTTCTGCGGCTCATGGATGAACTCGCCATGGACATCGCCCGTGACTGTTCCGACGAAGGCGAAGGCGCTTCCGCAGAACCGGTCATCGGGGCCACCTGCCTCTACGGTGTGTACGACCCCGGAACCCGGCGATGCACCTTTTCCAGTGCCGGCCACCCACCGCCCCTCATCGTCTCCCCGGCCGGATCGGCCGACTTCGCCGAGGTACCTCCGGGCGCGCCCATCGGGGTGGGACTGGGGTCCTTCGAATCGGCCGAGGTGGAGGTCGCGGACGACAGCGTGATGGCGCTGTACAGCGACGGGCTGATCGAGATGGACCGCGACGTCGACCGCGGGCTGCAAGAGCTCCGCACCGCTCTCGGCACCCCCGCTGCCAGTCTGGACGACCTCTGCGCATCGGTCGTCGACACCCTGGCCCCTGACAGACCGGTCGACGACGACATCACCCTGCTCCTTGCCCGCACCCGCCCGGCCGCGGCACAGCTGACCGTTCCAGAATGA